The Rhipicephalus sanguineus isolate Rsan-2018 chromosome 7, BIME_Rsan_1.4, whole genome shotgun sequence genome includes a window with the following:
- the LOC119400553 gene encoding tigger transposable element-derived protein 6, whose translation MDGSDKRCLFVIGRSARPRCFKKRECLPVTYKANSKSWMTRDLFANWLQKFDEDMMSEKRQVVLVLDNCSAHHVNLKLKAVSLKFLPTNTTAKSQPMDQGVIAAVKAHYKRRICERLLINIQRDQPMKVHLRNAIDMVTASWWQIKPSTIAKCFAKAGFVRNTAVGDRDTTSDDDDEAVDVDDVWSDLMRNNIVGQDDTFEGFVNDDCDDIVCEQADTDEAIVAAVQDRGDEVSDDDTDEEDRTPELSSRDALDYVSKLKLFCAQNLSEKALQHIIAVEDEMVHNAVKARRQTKITAFFH comes from the coding sequence ATGGATGGCAGCGACAAGAGGTGCTTGTTTGTGATTGGGAGGTCGGCGCGGCCGCGCTGCTTCAAAAAAAGGGAGTGCCTTCCAGTCACATACAAAGCAAACAGCAAGTCTTGGATGACACGGGATCTGTTTGCGAACTGGCTTCAAAAATTTGATGAAGACATGATGTCAGAAAAGCGGCAAGTCGTCTTGGTCCTTGACAACTGCAGTGCGCATCATGTAAATTTGAAGCTGAAGGCGGTAAGCCTCAAATTCTTGCCCACAAATACGACTGCCAAGAGCCAGCCAATGGACCAAGGCGTGATCGCGGCAGTGAAGGCGCATTATAAAAGGCGCATATGCGAGAGGCTGCTGATAAACATTCAGCGAGATCAACCAATGAAGGTTCATCTGCGTAACGCCATTGACATGGTCACGGCATCTTGGTGGCAGATAAAACCATCGACCATCGCCAAGTGTTTCGCTAAGGCTGGGTTCGTTCGCAACACCGCAGTAGGCGATCGGGATACAACGAGCGACGATGACGACGAAGCCGTCGACGTGGATGATGTGTGGTCGGACCTAATGAGAAACAACATTGTTGGTCAGGACGACACCTTCGAAGGCTTCGTGAACGACGACTGTGACGACATTGTCTGCGAACAAGCAGACACGGACGAGGCAATCGTGGCAGCTGTGCaggatcgcggtgacgaggtaTCGGACGACGATACCGATGAGGAGGACCGCACACCAGAACTTTCATCCAGGGATGCTCTGGATTATGTCAGTAAGCTTAAGTTGTTCTGCGCGCAGAACTTGAGCGAGAAAGCTCTCCAGCATATCATCGCCGTTGAAGACGAAATGGTGCACAATGCAGTGAAGGCTCGGCGCCAGACAAAGATCAcggcatttttccattga